The Aspergillus oryzae RIB40 DNA, chromosome 5 genome segment GGCATACCGGCTTAGTAGAGTCCTTCTTGCTAACCTCCGCCTCGGGATCAACATCATTGTTGTGGTGATGGCTGGGGTCAGGCTGCTTCTCACGGGCAGCGAGCTTGTTGGCGATGGAGCGGTTGTCCTCTGCATTTTAGTCAGCACCATTTGAAACAACATCCCATCAATGGATAGCAATAAGAGAGGGACATACTCGAATCCAAGTTCTTATGGCTATTTTTCTGCCCCTCGTTGTAGCGATCCTGCTCGTTAAGGACGGACTGGGGCTGGTTGCGCTGGTCGCCTGCTTCGTAGAGACTGTTGGTGCCCACGCTGGATTGGCCTGACATTTTGAACAATTGGGGGTCGACTAAAAAActttgaaaaaggaagaaagtgGCAGTGGTATTGAGCACTTGAGGATAGTTAGAATTAGATAGTTGAGTGAATTGAGTTGGGAATTGAGGTCAGGACGATGCTTTATACTGTCTTGTATTGCTATATTGTGATGTCATGGTTGAGGTCGCTGAGATCATAGGTGGGGCACATTACAACAATATCTGGAAGGGGAACTCCAGTTACTGTAGGATTGCGCTCTGGACTTGTTATGATTGAATCATAGGTAGGATTGGCCTGCAAGggtttttgttgttttcatttcttcatgtGGGGAGTTTGGTAGGGTTGGTGTGGGTTTGTTTTGGTGTTTGGTTTACACCTTCCATTCCAGGCGATCTATGAGATCGTACGGATATGGAATATGGTAAGAAAATAGTTCGGTATGTTTCTGTGCTTTGTCATGTCCCCGCCTTCATTTCACGCTGACAATCTCCTAACCAATTAGTCTTTACAGATCATGTGTCGATATGCACCCGGCAGAAGACAGGTGTACCTGTATACTACTAGTTGTCAGTGGGCACCACCGTTGATCCTCAACAACCCACGTCCGATTTCGGTGTCCAAACCACAACTCCAATACTACAATATCTCTATAACGTCACCAGCAACACGTACCTACAGTAACCACACACACCTCTATCACGATACACGCAACCTGCCCAAACCAGCACTCCAACTTCAAACCCGAAAAatgtcatcaacatcaacacctctaacaacaccaccaaccccgcAACCAGACCCCCGCTACGCCCAACTCTTCCACGACCTCTCAACCCGCTTCGCGCAaacctccctccccccagAAAAATGGTACATCCTCGCCATATCCACAATAGTAGCCAGCCCGGACCCGGAACGCTGCGACCAGCTCTACCTGCACCTAATCAACCAAGCCCCCTACAGCACCCCATCAGCTAGACAAGAACTAATCCGGCGCCTCCGCGAAGCCCTCTTCAAAAGCATCATCATAGTAGGCGTGTGCAAACCCATCGAAGCAATCCTAGCCATCAGCAAATACGAAcgcgaagaagacaaagactaCACCTTTACGCGGGAGAACTGGCAATGCGACCAGGCCAACCATGACCGCGGCGTAGCGTGGCTGGAGAAGCTGTATGCGCGGAACACGACGGGGACGCTAGATTTGTTCCGCGCGCATCAGGATTTCGGGTGGTTGTCGAAGGAGATTACGTATGGGTTGTTTTTGTCGGATCGGGGGGTGTTGGATGATTTGGATACGcagatggtggtgttgccggCTATTATGAGCCAGAATTTGAAGAATGAGACGCATTGGCATATTCGGGGGACGAGGAGGTTGGGGGTTTGTATGGAGGATGTTAAGGTTGTTTGGGAGTGTATTCAGCGCGTGGCTGGGTTTTATGGGACCGTGTTGGATAAGGTGCCTACtgttgaggaggtggagagtgaTGTTTGATCTTTGGGGATGGGTTTGGATAGTATATAGATTCGGTGGTGTTGTATCTTGGGttgggatgatgatggtgatgatgggaTGTGTTTACGATTGAATGTGAGCCTGTTAGAGGTATTACTAGAGAAATGTGTTTTAGAACAGTTTATGATTTAAAGctatatactccgtactactgGGATTTATCTGGGCTTACTGACCTATATATTGCTCAAGATATACTTCGTTtcacccccccccccccccctcgCGATAAAATGTACGGAAAAGGTTTAGCGAGAGCGGAGCAACTTTTATCGGCCGCCCATGAAGCCCAAAACGACCGATTCCAACAAACCAATACCCCACGAATTGACCATATCTTCACACTGCAATCACAATGGGTAAACGCAAGGAGATTAAAGATAACGATGTCGAAATGGGTGGCACCGACCCTCGTGTGGACGGCGATGAGTCCGACGAGGTAAATCACCACCTCCGCATACACcataattttttttctgctAACGCCGATACTGGTCGCAGGACATGGACATTGTGAATGTCGATTTCGAGTGGTTCGACCCTCAGCCGATTGATTTCCACGGTCTTAAGATCCTCCTTCGCCAGCTCTTCGACTCCGATGCTCAGATCTTCGACATGTCCGCTTTGTCGGACATGATCCTCGCGCAACCGTTGCTGGGATCAACGGTGAAGGTAGACGGCAACGAGTCGGATCCGTATGCCTTCTTGACCGTGCTGAATCTCCAGGAACACAAGGTACGCTTTGCGGAGGACACACTCAGTAAATAAAACCGCCTGCTAATGCCCATAATAGGATAAGCCCGTCATCAAAGACTTAATATCCTACCTCCAGCGTAAAGCGTCATCGAATCCCGACCTCGCCCCTCTTTCCCAGCTTCTTTCCCAAACACCTGTTCCCCCGATCGGATTGATTCTTACCGAGCGATTGATCAACATGCCCGCCGAAGTGGTTCCTCCGATGTACACTAtgctgatggaggagattgccTGGGCTATTCAAGACAAGGAGCCCTACAAGTTCTCGCACTACCTGATCGTGTCCAAGAATTATGAGGAGGTCCAGTCGAAGTTGGACATGGAGGACTCACGGCcgcagaagaaaaagaagaagtcggGTGACAAGGTTGAGAAGTTCTACTTCCACCCtgaggatgagattcttGAGAAGCACACGCGGTGCTTCGGGTCTATTGAATACACACACAAGCATGATGAGGGACACTCGGATTCGAAGCGCGCGTTCCAGGAGCTGGGTATCAGGACCAATGGAAGTCTGATGCTGTTCGATGCGGATAAACTCGAGGGGGCGATCAACGAGATGAAGGAGTTCTTGCAGCCTCCAGTATGAGGTTGATGGTTACGGCATGGTTTTATGATGTTAGAAAAAAGTTGCTCTGCGCTTTGTTCATAGCGTGTCTATATCCGGGTTTTtgaaaatatattaataactatatggttttcttttttcttgggggtTTGGATATGTCATGCGTTATGGTTGGTTCTATCTTCGTAAATCTTTATCCATCATTCATTTACTCCCATTGGGTTCCCTTCAGGCGTTGCATAAGGTATTCAACCTCTACGACCTTGGTCAAAGGAATGACATATTCCTGGGTGGGATTAGCAAGTCGCTAgttagaaaaaggaaagggaaaatagTTAGGTCTCACCTTATACATGGCAACCACAGCCTCGACGTTGATCTTCGAGCCGGTCTCCGTCGGGAATGCGGGATCAGTTCCGTAAGTCTTCGCCTTCAGCGCCAGTCTCTCCAGCACCTTCCGCTCGACCTTTGCGTCGGTAATAGCATCATCGATCCCAACCCGATCATTCGCCTTGATCATCTTGACGAATCGCTCCGGCTCCTTCTGGAACTTCGACTCGGCCACGAACTTGCCGAAGTGAATGCGCCGAGACAGCGCCTGCAGACAGCTAACGTCGGCGGTCGCAGCCGACCCATAGTTCTCCTGCGTCTCACCACGATCCTCACGTCCAAACTGCGGACAGACAGCAGGGAGAATATCCTCGACGTAGCGCCGTTTGATGGTATCGTTCACGTTCACATCATTGTCATGAAGGATCTTCGGATACTCCAGCGGCGCTAGGATCGGCTCCTCAAGGACATCcggaaagaaaggatattcATCCGGGGACTGGTAGCGACGCACGCGCGACTGAATCCGCTCCTGCTCACGGAGCAGATAATCCATCAGCGGGATATCATCGCCGGGAATCTTGACACCGCCGGGGACGTAAATGGGCTTATTGAGAGGAAACTGGACGCGCTCGATCAGGTGGAAGGTGATGGTGTCTTCGAGACGGCTGTAGCATTACACATGATCAGCTTCAGGGATGTCACAGGGATTTTCGGAATTCTGTGGTCGATTTGGTGTCTGGTCTAGACGGCAGCCGTGCGACTGCGGGGCAGAAAGTGTAAGCCGTGAGATTTAAACTTGTTTACTTACATTAATTGAAACCGGATATTGGCTAGATCCAGGGCCTTGGAGGCATCGGAAAGATCAATGGCTGTGTCCatggttctttttttgtgtCCCTTGGGTTTTTTTACTAGTAGTTGGTTGTGGTTTAAATTTCTCTCGTTCGTTTTGTTTCCGACGAGTGAGTGTCTTCTGCGGGGCCCCGATTGCgctggaagatattcctttttctcgaGTCCACTGGTCGttgggctggggaggagtaTGCCTGTTAGCGGTCCTTTGAAGGTTTCTAGACTTATATTGACTTCTTTCGGATAAGTGTAGGCTGACAGTTAGTAACTGGGGAGTCTATCATTGAACTATATATACGTATTGTCTGTTATGAGTGCTTTTATAGCAGGGAGTCCCCTTCAGAGCACTTCCTAAACCGGAGTACAGAAGCCTGAACTCAGCGCCAGCGTCGATTTGGGGAAAAGCGCTAAGCCGCCGATCCGTCTTTTCgtagggaaaagaaaggaacaagaaatgAAGTCATAACTAGTAGATAGTGGGAAAGCATTCACAAAACACCAACTGAAAGGATCGCATTACAAAGGATAATAGATTGATATGATGGTCATCTTGAAATGTTCCTCTGGCTGATGCCGTCATGTGGTAACTTTGGTTTGCAGGGGTTTTCCCAAGTCTAGATTTCAGTACTGACGGTATTATAACTTATAAGGCCAAGCATTAAGAATGGATTCGGACTgggaaaaaaacaaaaataattCTGAAGAAGTTGCATACCCACATATTCTGATCTTCCACTGAAGCTCATAAACACTTCACCCCGTCCTATCGACGACTTTCATGTGCTACGGTGATTAGTCCGCGGTAATATTACGGTACATACTTAGTCCAGGTTCCGGCAACGCGGTAATTCATCGCGTGCAAGCTCCAGCTGAAAGTTCTCTTTCCAGAGAGCCGAAAAATAGAGCAAGTGCACTGCCCGACTCGACTCGACTCGACTCGACCTGCCCTGCTTTGCCTCCCCCCTCTCCAGACCTTCCGCATGGGCTTTTAATCACCCCATAACTGCTCAGGTCGGTGATATGGACAAACACCGCCGCGATGAGTCACCTTCCGGTCTGTCAGATATTGTCGAGCATGACGGTCTTCTAGGGACCGGCCTGACGGTAAGTCCCTACGGACCTCTATCTCTGCCTGTTCTCTCCAGTCGCCCAATGATCCGCTGATAGACCCTTCCGGTACGCAGACCAGACATATCGAGGCCTTCGGGAGGAAAGTGACGTCGACAGCCGGGCATTTAATAGGCCCTACGGGCGACGGAAATCCCGCCCATTACCACAATGCTATGGCGGATATCCAGCGCGAGCTGCGGCGGCCCAATACGCAGCGCAGAGTATTCGCCTTGACCCAGACTACGCCGACGGATCTGGTCCGCTCCAAGCTGTCGACTTCCGAAATCCAATCGCGAgccctctcctctcttcccgACGACCTCCTTGCGAACATCCCTGATGACAGCAGCTCCTACTCCCTGTTTGAAGGCTTCCAGGCCTCTCAAGACGATATCGAATATAGAAAGGCCCATCGACGGCGCGCTTCCAAATCCAAAAAATTGTTGAAAGATGGCGAAAACCGGGCAGCCCTTCCGTCCGCCCCGGcggagctgaagaaggaacgTGATTTGTTAAGTCGCCGCATGGAACTGATGGGGGTGCGCAAAAATATGTGCAGCTCGGAGATACACGATATAGACAACAAGATCGCGAACCTTCACAACATGCGCAAGATTGTTTTGGACCGGTTGGCTGGActagagatggaggaggcggaACTGGAACACGAACGTGGGTGGACTTGGCTCGATTATCGCAGTTTGATTCTGACTTTGGAGAACAGTGACTGAGCTCGAAAATAAACTTGAGGATATCCAAGAGGAAACACCGGAGACTGCTGTTGTGGGCACTCCGAAATCATCCGCAAACGATGAATCGATGGCCTCGGAGGATCCAGCCATGGATGCATCTTTCATGTCGGAATCAATTTATCAAAAGATTCCATCACCGAAAAGCCTGAAGCACAAATCAAAAAGTACGCCTCTTCAGACCGTTTCCATTAGGCCAAGGGCTAATCTTCTCAGGAAAACGGTCGATGCCTATTTTACACGAGCACTTCAGCCCCGGATCCTTGATTAAGGAGATGGAAGCGCATACCGATATGGTGACTGCCATTGATTTTGACTATCCTTTCGGCACAATGATTACCGCAGCGTTAGATGATACCGTGCGAGTTTGGGATCTCAATGTCGGAAGGTGTACTGGGTTTCTGGAGGGGCATAACGCATCAGTTCGATGTCTTCAGATCGAGGACAACATTGTGGCTACGGGTTCTATGGATGCCTCGGTCAAGCTTTGGGATTTGAGTCGCGCCCGCTCTAGACCTCGAAGCAGCCGCATTAACAAGCacgaggacgaagaggacgCTGCTGACGACGCTTCCCAAGTATCCCATTCAACGACGTTAGAGGATTGCCACGTATTTTCACTAGATTCCCATGTCGGTGAAGTGACAGCGCTCCATTTCCGAGGTGACAACTTGATCTCTGGCTCGGCGGATAAGACTCTGCGTCAATGGGATCTCGTTAAAGGGCGTTGTGTGCAGACATTAGATGTTCTCTGGGCTGCAGCTCAAGCGGATACATTGAATGGAGACAGCACATGGCGACCGTCCGGGCGCGTACCAGACGCATCTGCAGATTTTGTGGGGGCGCTTCAATGTTTCGATGCCGCCCTAGCTTGCGGTACTGCCGACGGCATGGTGCGTCTGTGGGATCTGCGCAGTGGCCAAGTCCACCGTAGTCTTGTTGGCCACACAGGCCCTGTTACATGCTTACAGTTTGATGATGTGCATCTCGTGACAGGAAGTATGGACCGTAGTATTCGGGTATGTTGCATGTTGAATCCGTGAGGATAAGGAAGCCATTGCTGACATCTTTTAGATCTGGGATCTCCGAATGGGATCCATCTACGACGCATTCGCCTACGACAAACCCGTCACCAGCATGAAGTTCGACGCGAAACGAATCGTGGCTGCCGCGGGAGAGAGCGTGGTGAAGGTCTACGACAAGGCGGACGGCAACCACTGGGACTGTGGTGCCGGCGTTGGTGCTGATGAACAAGGACCGCTTCCTGCGACTGTCGACCGAGTGTGTCTCAAAGACGGATTTCTCGTTGAAGGTCGCCAGGACGGTATTGTTGGCGCGTGGACGTGTTAGAAACGATTCTATGAGGCAGTGGCTTTCGGACGTGTTTGGATGTACATGCGAGCACTTGCCATTATATTTTCTGCGAAGTCTCAAGAGCATCTTGAATGTGTATTATATTATATGTCAGCAGTGTTCTAGAAGCGAAATAAAGCTGTCCAGGACCGACAGCAATGTAAAATGTTTTTGTCAACTGGTCATCCTTTAACACATTGAATATGGACGAATGGGATTTGGATTGGAAAGTGGATAAGGGTAGTGAAACAGCCAAGCAAAGATCGCGACCTTTGTGTTTCCAGTCCCTGCTATGAAAAGGTTGCCAACTGGTTAATACGAGTGTAGTTGAGATTACATCGAACTTACTTCTTCCTTCCGTAATTTGAGTGGGGCGAACAAGTCACGCTTTACTGGATCAGGGATTCTACTGACTTGCATACCAAATACTTACTCGGACTTCGCGACAGCATCAACACCGCAAATTTAGCGTTAATTACACCGGAACGCGTGATGCTATGGTCGCAAAGCACTGAAAAGTTGATCGTGATTTTTCAGAACCCCTTCAAACCACTGTATGCTCTGCAAACTGCACGCTGGTGTTGATCCATCAGTAATCTCCGCCCGCGTCGCATACGCGCGCCGTGTTCCTTTCTCGTGGACAAAATCGAAGCTTTATCATTCACCACCTTGAGATCTCAGTTAAGCGATCTATTTGGTCCCTTTAATCTACTTTACTTTGAGGGAGCTAAAGGGGTCGTTGTGTGGGCGGCTCCTTGTGCCGCGGTTGTGGTGCGCCTCACTTCAACTTTACGAAATTTCATTCAAGGTCAAGACGGCGACTTAGTCGACATTCCAGCTCTCTCATCTTAATCGATGTTAAATACATGCTAGATAACTACTCACTGAGCTACCAAGTATCATACGATACACCCCAACTAGTTTGATCCACAACCGCCGTTCAGTTTTGAATCAGTGTTACTATACCCCGGGGTGTGGATGCGACAGCATTCTGATCCGCTTTCGAAGGGCCTACGGTAAGTGTATGCTTTGCTTCCTCTCAAGTTCCAAGTACACTGAAGCTTTTGCGGCGAATACCTCTTCATATTATCTATCTTGTCTAACATTGTTCCCAGGGAATTTACCTTACGTTGATTTCTCAAAGAAATAGACGTTTGTCTTCAATAGCAGACCATCAACATGCCTCCCAAGCGCGCTTCTACTCGGCGTGCAGGAGCTGTGACTCGGACCTCTGAACGTGGGACTCCTTCGTACATCCCTAACATGTCAAGTCCAGATGCGAGGAATCCTGCCTTGCCTGATATACCGACCAAGCAATCATTCGCCTATGgttcatcaacaacaccaatTCTTCCCCGTGAGCTTTCGGCGAAGCCGAGGATGAATCTGGCTGAAATGGCCACCAATATTGATGAAGGCCGCAGAGTCGCCCAAGATCGAGACTTTGATAGACCGCACATGAACACACGTTCGCGAAGACAATCTATTTCTGCAAGCTTATCCCCTGTTCGGCGAAGTCGGCGTGAGCCAACTCCAgatcagctgcagctgctcgATTCGTTACGCGAAGCCACTATGTCCCCTAATCCTAATGGTCAAGACCATGCAGAGCAATCTACTCCGACTCCTACTCCTCCTATTCCACATACTCTGTCCACAGCATCCAGTCCGGCTACCGAATCTCTTACGAACCCCAAATACCCTGTCTTGACTACTGACCAACTTTACCCGTCTCCACTTCTGCGATATGGGTCACCTGCCCGTAATGCAATCTCATTGAGCTCACCCAACTTTGCAACCTCTATCGACAATGAATCAGTCGTCTCATGGAACGTAGAACGTGATATCCATGAAGATGACCTGCAACGGACACGTCCGAATGGGTATCTTGATGGACCGCATGGAAAGAACATTACAGCCCCTCCCCGCCGGTTTTCAGGCTTCGCATTTGCCCAAGAGCCTATTGAGGAACTCGACGAACCGACTACCCAGCTCTCTATAACTAAATCACGTTCTCCTGAGGCTGTCGCAGCCGATATTCAGCCTAAACCTGAACCGCTGTCAGAGCCTGAAATGGTGCCGTCGCCCGAGTCCACGCCTTCGCCTGAACCAGAACCAGAGCCTGAGAGGGAGcctgaacctgaacctgaGCGCGAGCCTGAGCGCCAGCCCACGCCCCCTCGTGCTCCCGCTCTAGCGCCCAGAACCGCATCAAAACCTgagctttcttcagctcccaCTAGGACGATCATTCCCAGCAATCCTATCCGGGAGGCTTCATTCGACGAGAGCACGCACGAGAGCACGTCCCCGTTACGAGAACGTGTCAAGAGCAATGTGCGCTCAGTGGGAAATGCAGCAGTTGGTTTACAGAAAGGCTTGCCTATCAAACCGGTCTCTCTGGTGGTACTAGCAGTAGTATCTATTCTCACAGCATGCTTTTTTGGCGACCAAATCTCCAGCATTTCTTCCAGTATCGGCTCGCGTCTTCCGTTATACGGAAGCCCCTTTCGTGATTTGAACGCAACTGCATTACAAGCAGTCCATGGTCTTTCTAACCAAGTGGTCCGCCTTGGAGAGGAAGTGTCCTCGCTTTCTAAGGAGGTTGATGTCATTAAATCCGAGGTTGAACATATACCTGCCCCTTCCACTATTGTTCAACCAATACCAGCTCAGGAGACTCCGAAAACCAATTTTCTATCTATAGGCATGGGCGTTCTTGTCGACCCGTACAACACTAGCCCCACATCTGGGCGGTCTGCGGGTTTCCTGCAGAAACTCCACTCTCGATTTTTGCCCTCAAGCTCGCAGCAACAGCCGGAGCCTCCGCTTGCAGCTTTGACACCTTGGCAGGACGTGGGAGAATGTTGGTGTAGCAAGCCTCGCTCTGGGATGTCTCAGCTTGCACTGCACTTGGGACGTGAAATCGTACCAGAGGAGGTGGTTATAGAACACATACCGAAGGGGGCAAGCATTAGGCCAGAAGTTGCACCTCGGGATATGGAGCTATGGGCTCAATTCCAGATCGTCGATGAATCAAACCCTGACTCGCCTCCTTCTCCCAATCCCTCGCGCACCTCCGGGATATTGTCTGAAGAGCTTTCTCTGCACAACCACATCATAGATACCCTGCGGTTGGCATACAAAGATGAACCCGAGGGTGCATACTCGAACGACGAACTCCTGGGACCTTCGTTCTATCGCGTCGGACAGTGGACTTACGATCTCCATGCCTCGAACCATATCCAGAAGTTTGAGTTAGATGCTATCATTGATGTTCCAGCGATCCGGGTAAACAAAGTGGCCTTCCGGGTCAAGTCGAACTGGGGTGGAAACGATACATGTCTGTATCGGTTGAAACTATATGGCCACATATAGGTGACCAAGCCTACATTTCagatatttttattttcttttttctggtCTTGATAGTGGGTGCTTCGCTCTAGAGGGGCAATGCGGTATTATGGTGCCCGCCAGTTACTCGTTTCATTCGTCAGTTGACTCTCTTTGATCTGCAACTCGACTCCATCATGCAGCTTGGGTCGGGGCATGATGATCAATCGAACGATTCGCTCACTTtgatatatctatttattcTTTGGATGC includes the following:
- a CDS encoding uncharacterized protein (predicted protein), producing the protein MSGQSSVGTNSLYEAGDQRNQPQSVLNEQDRYNEGQKNSHKNLDSKDNRSIANKLAAREKQPDPSHHHNNDVDPEAEVSKKDSTKPAKLHGNEPSKGAKIDQELQEEDEQRLREKGIKK
- a CDS encoding uncharacterized protein (predicted protein); translation: MSSTSTPLTTPPTPQPDPRYAQLFHDLSTRFAQTSLPPEKWYILAISTIVASPDPERCDQLYLHLINQAPYSTPSARQELIRRLREALFKSIIIVGVCKPIEAILAISKYEREEDKDYTFTRENWQCDQANHDRGVAWLEKLYARNTTGTLDLFRAHQDFGWLSKEITYGLFLSDRGVLDDLDTQMVVLPAIMSQNLKNETHWHIRGTRRLGVCMEDVKVVWECIQRVAGFYGTVLDKVPTVEEVESDV
- a CDS encoding protein-transporting protein BCP1 (isoamyl acetate-hydrolyzing esterase and related enzymes), yielding MGKRKEIKDNDVEMGGTDPRVDGDESDEDMDIVNVDFEWFDPQPIDFHGLKILLRQLFDSDAQIFDMSALSDMILAQPLLGSTVKVDGNESDPYAFLTVLNLQEHKDKPVIKDLISYLQRKASSNPDLAPLSQLLSQTPVPPIGLILTERLINMPAEVVPPMYTMLMEEIAWAIQDKEPYKFSHYLIVSKNYEEVQSKLDMEDSRPQKKKKKSGDKVEKFYFHPEDEILEKHTRCFGSIEYTHKHDEGHSDSKRAFQELGIRTNGSLMLFDADKLEGAINEMKEFLQPPV
- a CDS encoding chorismate mutase ARO7 (chorismate mutase), with translation MDTAIDLSDASKALDLANIRFQLIRLEDTITFHLIERVQFPLNKPIYVPGGVKIPGDDIPLMDYLLREQERIQSRVRRYQSPDEYPFFPDVLEEPILAPLEYPKILHDNDVNVNDTIKRRYVEDILPAVCPQFGREDRGETQENYGSAATADVSCLQALSRRIHFGKFVAESKFQKEPERFVKMIKANDRVGIDDAITDAKVERKVLERLALKAKTYGTDPAFPTETGSKINVEAVVAMYKEYVIPLTKVVEVEYLMQRLKGTQWE
- the mdv1 gene encoding WD repeat-containing protein (WD40 repeat), producing MSHLPSPNDPLIDPSGTQTRHIEAFGRKVTSTAGHLIGPTGDGNPAHYHNAMADIQRELRRPNTQRRVFALTQTTPTDLVRSKLSTSEIQSRALSSLPDDLLANIPDDSSSYSLFEGFQASQDDIEYRKAHRRRASKSKKLLKDGENRAALPSAPAELKKERDLLSRRMELMGVRKNMCSSEIHDIDNKIANLHNMRKIVLDRLAGLEMEEAELEHELTELENKLEDIQEETPETAVVGTPKSSANDESMASEDPAMDASFMSESIYQKIPSPKSLKHKSKRKRSMPILHEHFSPGSLIKEMEAHTDMVTAIDFDYPFGTMITAALDDTVRVWDLNVGRCTGFLEGHNASVRCLQIEDNIVATGSMDASVKLWDLSRARSRPRSSRINKHEDEEDAADDASQVSHSTTLEDCHVFSLDSHVGEVTALHFRGDNLISGSADKTLRQWDLVKGRCVQTLDVLWAAAQADTLNGDSTWRPSGRVPDASADFVGALQCFDAALACGTADGMVRLWDLRSGQVHRSLVGHTGPVTCLQFDDVHLVTGSMDRSIRIWDLRMGSIYDAFAYDKPVTSMKFDAKRIVAAAGESVVKVYDKADGNHWDCGAGVGADEQGPLPATVDRVCLKDGFLVEGRQDGIVGAWTC
- a CDS encoding uncharacterized protein (predicted protein) — encoded protein: MPPKRASTRRAGAVTRTSERGTPSYIPNMSSPDARNPALPDIPTKQSFAYGSSTTPILPRELSAKPRMNLAEMATNIDEGRRVAQDRDFDRPHMNTRSRRQSISASLSPVRRSRREPTPDQLQLLDSLREATMSPNPNGQDHAEQSTPTPTPPIPHTLSTASSPATESLTNPKYPVLTTDQLYPSPLLRYGSPARNAISLSSPNFATSIDNESVVSWNVERDIHEDDLQRTRPNGYLDGPHGKNITAPPRRFSGFAFAQEPIEELDEPTTQLSITKSRSPEAVAADIQPKPEPLSEPEMVPSPESTPSPEPEPEPEREPEPEPEREPERQPTPPRAPALAPRTASKPELSSAPTRTIIPSNPIREASFDESTHESTSPLRERVKSNVRSVGNAAVGLQKGLPIKPVSLVVLAVVSILTACFFGDQISSISSSIGSRLPLYGSPFRDLNATALQAVHGLSNQVVRLGEEVSSLSKEVDVIKSEVEHIPAPSTIVQPIPAQETPKTNFLSIGMGVLVDPYNTSPTSGRSAGFLQKLHSRFLPSSSQQQPEPPLAALTPWQDVGECWCSKPRSGMSQLALHLGREIVPEEVVIEHIPKGASIRPEVAPRDMELWAQFQIVDESNPDSPPSPNPSRTSGILSEELSLHNHIIDTLRLAYKDEPEGAYSNDELLGPSFYRVGQWTYDLHASNHIQKFELDAIIDVPAIRVNKVAFRVKSNWGGNDTCLYRLKLYGHI